The Mycoplasma nasistruthionis genome contains a region encoding:
- a CDS encoding YneF family protein, whose translation MVNLSTGAFVGVILACVIFTAIVAGISVFFITRNMFKKQLKENPPINEKMIRIMFKQMGRTASETQIRQIMRSIKGEQ comes from the coding sequence ATGGTTAATCTTTCTACAGGAGCATTTGTTGGTGTAATTTTAGCTTGTGTTATTTTTACAGCCATTGTGGCAGGTATTTCTGTGTTTTTCATAACAAGAAATATGTTTAAAAAACAACTTAAAGAAAACCCACCAATTAATGAAAAAATGATCCGTATAATGTTCAAACAAATGGGGCGTACAGCTTCAGAAACTCAAATTAGACAAATTATGCGCTCAATTAAGGGTGAACAATAA
- a CDS encoding M20/M25/M40 family metallo-hydrolase has product MSQIQDFKKRLITYMNIEAMSRYEEPVVDELKKNINGFKVMRDKLGSVIFYKKASVENAPKIMIAAHMDEVGYIVRDIHNTGQVLLSPIGGIWPTVVVGTKAKLITEDNKVFEGVFGHTSIHIMENHKISKAITNDELYADFGFENKKDALRHNVQIGDRVQLTGSVVQFHNPDLIGGKAMDNRAGVAVLESIAKEVAHLDLQADLYLVGTVQEEVGTRGAKSSVSVVNPDIAIALDTTSSHDTIGTIAGTTALFKGAALRIKDGGTLMDTKLVAHIQNIAKKNKIKAYKFVAMGGGTDAAQLQFAQGGAATLTLSLPQRYLHSPIGVCSVSDLLATKNLLVEFVKNFNETEFNTIKYK; this is encoded by the coding sequence ATGAGTCAAATTCAAGATTTTAAAAAACGTTTAATTACCTACATGAATATTGAAGCAATGTCTAGATATGAAGAACCGGTTGTTGATGAACTTAAGAAAAACATCAACGGCTTTAAAGTAATGCGTGATAAATTAGGTTCAGTAATTTTCTACAAAAAAGCAAGCGTAGAAAATGCGCCTAAAATCATGATTGCAGCTCACATGGATGAAGTAGGTTATATTGTCAGAGACATTCATAACACTGGTCAAGTTCTTTTAAGTCCAATTGGTGGTATTTGACCAACAGTTGTAGTAGGAACAAAAGCAAAACTAATCACTGAAGATAATAAAGTTTTTGAAGGTGTTTTCGGACACACAAGTATCCATATTATGGAAAATCACAAAATTAGTAAAGCAATTACTAATGATGAACTTTATGCTGATTTTGGATTTGAAAACAAAAAAGATGCTTTAAGACACAATGTTCAAATTGGAGACAGAGTTCAATTGACTGGTTCAGTTGTTCAATTCCACAATCCTGATTTAATTGGTGGAAAAGCAATGGACAACCGTGCTGGAGTTGCAGTTTTAGAAAGCATTGCTAAAGAAGTTGCTCACTTAGACTTACAAGCGGACTTATACTTAGTTGGAACAGTACAAGAAGAAGTCGGAACACGTGGCGCTAAATCATCAGTGTCAGTGGTTAATCCGGATATTGCTATCGCATTAGATACAACATCATCACATGACACAATCGGTACAATTGCAGGTACTACTGCTTTATTTAAAGGAGCAGCCTTAAGAATTAAAGATGGTGGTACTTTAATGGATACTAAATTAGTGGCACATATTCAAAATATTGCTAAGAAAAACAAAATAAAAGCTTATAAATTCGTAGCGATGGGTGGTGGAACTGATGCTGCACAATTGCAGTTTGCACAAGGCGGAGCTGCTACTTTAACTCTATCATTACCACAACGTTATTTACATAGCCCTATAGGTGTTTGTTCTGTTTCAGATTTACTAGCAACTAAAAATCTGTTGGTTGAATTTGTTAAAAACTTCAATGAAACTGAATTTAATACTATAAAATATAAATAA